The Candidatus Bealeia paramacronuclearis DNA segment TGGCATCTCCATTGACTTTTCCAATATAAACGGAGGCGATGAGTCCCAAAGAATTCTCAAAATAAATTTCAAGAGGCGTGCTTAAATCTTGTCCATCGGCCACATCTCTTAAGATAGCAGCCACTTCCTCTTGCTTTTGTGATGCCACAAGATCCAAAAATAAACTGCCTTCGGGAGATCCTTCACCTTCCCAATATTTATCGCTGAAGTAGGTATTGGCATTTTGAATGTGGCCTTCATCGTTTAAAAACGCCACAGGGATGGGAGAAATTGCAATCACACGCCCCATATCCGTCATGCTCTGAAGGGCTTGAGACCTCCCTAAATTTACAATGGAGCATGTTGAAAATCCTTTTCCTTCCGGTACAATACGCTGAGAGAGAGGTGCTCCTTTGATCCGTTGAGATGCTGTTAAAAATTCGACAGTTCCATGAAGTTCTTTTAAACGCTCAGGGGATCTTAAAAAATCACGATGGGGACGCGCTAAGATTTCCAAGAAAGATTTACCTTTCAAATCTTCAGGGCGATATTCTAACCAATCGGCCATAGATTTATTGACATGATGTAGAATTCCTTTTTCGTCGATTGAAAAATAACCATCTCCGGAATTATTAAAAAATCGAGAATAAAGAGCGTAATCTTTCTTGAATCGTTTTTCAATTTCATGGGCGTCCGTAATGTTTTCGACAGAAATTAAAAAGCCATCCTCCAGTTTGTGAGAGATCATCTCCCACCATTCCTTTTCATTTCCGTGGCAAATTGCAATAATTTCTTTCGCTTCATCATCTTCGGAAAGAAGCGTGAAGAATCGATCATAGGCATTTTTTGATTCCTGATCCCACGTATACTCTTTGAGGCGGGTTAAATCTTGTCCCCACCACCAGGATTTTTGAGCGGCAAGATTAGGGGAAACAAATCCTTTGTGCTTGTCATAAAATATTTGTGACATCACATTATGAAGATAGGATTGCTGTTCAAGCCTGTGATCTGTGATGTTTTGAGTGAGAGATTTAAGTTGCCACAAAAGGAGGAATATGAAAAAAAAAGTGGAAATTGTTAAGGTGCCTACTAAAATGAGCGTTTCACTTTTCCAGTCTGAAACGGCCAAAAGTAAGGCGCCCAAAATTCCCACAAAAATTAAATTCCCAAAAGATATCATGAGGGTTTGACGGAATGCAGATCTGCCCCAAGCCTCACGATGCGCCGTCTTGAAATGAGTAGCGTGTTGTAAGAAGGCTAAGGCTTTTTGCACCCAATTCAACGTGAAGATCCCTTTTGTTTTTTAGAAGTGTATCAAATTTTTGAGTCCTCTCGCAAGCCAATCAATTGAGTTTGTGAGGATGAGTTTTCATTGACATGAAAG contains these protein-coding regions:
- a CDS encoding ATP-binding protein; this encodes MQKALAFLQHATHFKTAHREAWGRSAFRQTLMISFGNLIFVGILGALLLAVSDWKSETLILVGTLTISTFFFIFLLLWQLKSLTQNITDHRLEQQSYLHNVMSQIFYDKHKGFVSPNLAAQKSWWWGQDLTRLKEYTWDQESKNAYDRFFTLLSEDDEAKEIIAICHGNEKEWWEMISHKLEDGFLISVENITDAHEIEKRFKKDYALYSRFFNNSGDGYFSIDEKGILHHVNKSMADWLEYRPEDLKGKSFLEILARPHRDFLRSPERLKELHGTVEFLTASQRIKGAPLSQRIVPEGKGFSTCSIVNLGRSQALQSMTDMGRVIAISPIPVAFLNDEGHIQNANTYFSDKYWEGEGSPEGSLFLDLVASQKQEEVAAILRDVADGQDLSTPLEIYFENSLGLIASVYIGKVNGDATNPGGLFLQFHDITEQKKLETQLVQSQKMQAVGQLAGGIAHDFNNLLTAMIGFCDLLLQRHTPGDQSFTDIMQIKQNANRAANLVRQLLAFSRQQTLQPKVLDITDCLTELSALLRRLIGSNIELKIKHTRDLGLVLVDQGQFEQVVINMVVNARDAMENGGDVTIKTSNLEVKKTRRQGHDEVPPGSYVLIEVIDNGIGIPHDNLDRIFDPFFSTKALGSGTGLGLSTVYGIIKQTGGFIQVDSKPEKGTKFSIFLPRYVEKEEALPLPEKKKKWVTEDLSGSSTILLVEDEDAVRLFSARALRSKGYKVIEASNGLEALEFIKKGEESLDLIITDVVMPQMDGPTLVNELSKHNKDLKVIFISGYTEDAFRNKIKDDMHIQFLGKPFSLAELASRVKEVLADEENIKLVG